The DNA region tattattttttgctcTAAAAATTCTATACTGGAAAAGTACCTTGATTAATAAAAATGGTTGAACCAAAATGAATAGCATATTTCAAGTACCCTCTCTCTTCTTATCTTCTGTTTTTGCTTCCTCATAACAAACAAAACTTATTTGGAGATTGCACCTTTGAGTTGAATTAAGTTGAGTGTATTTTATTGGACGCTAGACAAAGccaattttatttctgtgtatctGAAAAACTGTATCCATTTTAAGTATAAAAATAGTATAAATTGATACCTTTGCACTCAAACAAGCTGAAACTTTTAGAAATTGCTTTTAAAGAGAAAGTTTCTGTAGAATGGCCAGATAACAATTTAGTATACAGCATCATCTTTAATAATTACAAATAATAAGCTGCCCGTACACAATATAGCATTTTAAGTGGGTATTTCCCTAAAAAGCATGTCCTGTTCAGAAAACTATTGGGATGTCACAGGAAGGAGGTTTTTTGATCCTCTTCTGTGTAAAACCAATAGTACCTGATGCCCTATCCTGTTTAAGGATAGGGACTAAATACTCAAAGGAAATAGCTGTTTCTCATTCAAACTACGTGAAAACACAACTTTAATGTATTAAAAGACTTGACTAGGTACAAatctgtgaatatatatatagtttttatagtttttatatatatatatagtttttaatttaaagttgCAGCATGCAGTAACTAACCAAGCTGATCTCACTTACAATAGGTCGTTCTGTTTTACTGGAACAACCACGCAAGTCTGGCTCTAAAGTAATTAGTCACATGCTCAGCAGCCACGGAGGAGAAATTTTTCTGCATGTCTTAAGCAGCTCCCGATCAATTCTAGAAGATCCCCCATCAATTAGTGAAGGTTGTGGTGGGAGAGTCACAGACTACAGGATTACAGTaagatttgctttgcttttaagttGCCATTTATCTCGGATGACAAGAGATGTAGTGCAATAGGCGTTCTGTATAGGAAGTGTTATGTTATGTtttctggagagctgggtggattGTATGACTATTGGTACTATATTGTACTATTGGTATGTATTAATACAAGGTAGTGTATCGTAATGCCTGCTTTATAGAATCCTTTCCATATGAAGTAATACTTGCTGCCTTTATGCACTATGAACATTTAAAATTGATTCTGGAATACCGTTTTCTTGGATGCAGATAACTGTTCTGCTCATGGTCGGAAGGATAGATTGTTCATGATTGGCTTGTAGAATAAATGGAAAAGATAAAGTTATCAGCTTTGAACCCTGCATATGCAGCAAACAAACTGCTGCCATTCAGGGTTGTTTCCCTTAGATTTTTAACCAATGTCCTTTGCATTTGTTGTATATTATCAGAAGCGGTTTCCAGAAGAACATAATAAAATTCTTACCATGCATGAGCTATCTTGCAGATCCAGAATGCCTCCTCATCAAAAACCTTGCAGCAGCTTTTAACCCATATTTTTGTAGAATTAGTTATGTGTTTATCCCAATTAGAGTTGTACATCTGGAAGCTGTAAACAGGTCTCTGGTTGTTAGGGTGAAGTTTAGTGGGTGGGGGTGGTACACACAGTGATAAGCAAGACTATGCTGTTTGACCCATTCACTGAAAGTTACTGTGTTAGAGAAGTTCCTAATTTTATCTTGTTTGGTTATCATTAGGATTTTGGTGAATTTATGAGGGAAAACAGATTAACTCCTTTTCTAGAGCCCAGATATAAGATCGATGGAAGTCTTGAAATTCCATTGGAACGTGCAAAAGATCAGTTAGAGAAACATACTCGTTACTGGCCTATGATTATTTCTCAGACTACCATATTCAACATGCAAGCTGTAAGTAATCTGGGGGTTTGTAACCTTTTATTCTGTTCTAGAGTAAGTTTCAACTTGTTATGTGATGAAATAACAACTCCATCTTATGATAAATCACTTGCAACAAAATCGgtttattttaagttttattttcagttaaatacTCTAGAATATTCTAATGTAACTAGAATATTAGAATATAATCTAAATAGGATGGCATATTTGGAACTGATATAGTTACAGAGCCACCACTGGGTTGCAGTGAATAAAGAGAAAATGCATACGCTTATGCCTGTTGACAGTGTTGTTACTAGATTCAGTCTAaaaggttttgggggtttttttgtgtgtagtTCCATGGTTCCAtatcttttgatttctttttttccctgtttctttccTGCAGCATATACAGATTTTCCTGTTGTTCGCTTTTGTTTTATATTGCAGGTAGTGCCATTAGCCAGTGTGATTGTAAAAGAAGCAATGACAGATGAGGATGTTCTGAATTGTCAAAAAACAATATACAATTTAGTAGATATGGAGAGGAAAAATGACCCACTGCCGATTTCAACAGTTGGTACCAGGGGAAAGGGTCCAAAAAGgttaaatgctttttttgttgttgttgaactTCTTTCAGAAACTTTCCATTTACACTGATTTCAAGTAAATGTTCACAGTTTGGTAAAAGGTAATATGGAGTACACTAAATGATGTACATATGCAAAATAAGTGCTGTGAGTACTTTGCTTACATCATTTCAGGGGTATCATGGTATTGATATAGTTGTATGTTAGAAGACAAATGTTTCGTTACAAAAAACTGTGAGGACGGTTCTCTttgcttttgtatgttttttaatgtaaagGTAAGAGTCTGATACAAGCTAGGACAGAGGAACTGGAATAATTTCAAATCAATACAAAAGGAAACTTAAGCATgctgtaaattaaaaatattctaaaattggGTTATATTAAAtcattttgaaagttatttgaaACATGGGTTACTCCTTTAAAACAAACATAGAATGTCCTGTTATCCCTAACACATTCTAATGATGATATGTACATTGCATTTCCAAGAATTAgccaaaaagaaaattcagctgtAAAAGATGCCAGAGTGACTTGAAGTTCTTTACTGTAATATGATATTATTCtctctaattttctttttatttatttattcaaacaattaaataattcatttgcATGTCAGTACATGAGTGGCCTTCTGCATATCCTAACATTGCTTAATTCCCCAGTTAGCAGACAACTGACAGGCTTCAGAAACGCCTTTTGGCTGTGTGATCTTGCAAAAGTTAAGAATTTGATTCCAGTGGAAGTAGTATATTTCAATCGAAATTTAACTCTTCAGGTGTAAATTGAGGAGTGCTACATGTAATGTGGTTCTGAAAGTTTCAAGGATAGAATAATCCAATGCAGACAGATCTCCAGTaccagagaaggggaaagaatcTATTTGAGgttatttttgtgggttttttggtgtcTTATATTCTGCTTTTAACCTTGATTTATTCAGTGTGTTAATGATCTAGGTCATCCTGTGTGTAATAGACTTTTTTTAATGACCTTGCTTAGAGATGAGCAGTACCGGATTATGTGGAATGAATTGGAGACCCTTGTGCGAGCACACATAAACAACTCTGATAAACATCAGCGAGTCTTAGAATGTTTGATGGCTTGCCGAAGCAAACCCCCAGAAGAAGAAGAGCGCAAGAAACGAggtagaaagagagaagaaaaagaggacaaGTCAGAGAAGTCAGGAAAAGACTATGAACCAGATAAGCCATGGCAAGAATCGGAAAGgtaaattttctgaaataaaataagatttttagcataatattttttgttctgttctacTTCAAAGGGGGAGGAATTACTGTGGAACAGTTACAGATTACAATTTGGTTTGTTCATACTTGCAACCATGGCTTACTGACAATGATTGTGAATCCCAAGGTCCTTTTGTTTAGTCACCATTAACAAGCTTGAAAATGTGCATCTTATTACTGTGCCTGCTTCTCAggcttttcaaataaaaacactGTAAGACTAGTATGGTTCTTTGGTGACTTGCTCACTACTTAGCATGGCTTTGCAGTTTGGGGAGCCACTCTTCAGTTTTATTGCAACTTTGACATGTATTAAGCAAACTCTAAAATTTCAGTTAAGCTTCTTTTAGAAGCATCTTAGTTTTAAAAGCATGACTGAAAATTATGCATAAACACACATTAATTTAGCTTGGACTGCAGGTACTCTAGTGTTCAGGTAAATAGGCAGTCCAGACTTACTTGGCCAGTCTCTTTAGTTGAACATCAAGATTTTTTTGTCTGTGTACCTGCTGTGTGTAACTTGCATCATTATTGCAACTCCTATAACTGATAAGCATCTGTTAATCTCTTCTGTTTTCCCTCTTCCAAACTACTACTCTAAAGAGATCAAAAATGGTCATGGTAGTAAGCTCAATTCACTTATGTAGTTTTGTGCATGCTGGAGTCATTTAGGGTGGAGACGTTTTCACTTACAGTTAGTAGCACTGTGTCGATGACCTTCATGCCTTTCTGCGTATGATCAAATCCATTGCTACAGTTTCTTTTACTTTCACATGTGAAACAAAAGCATGGATTGAGAATGAAAGCAATGTGGTATGGATTAAATTTGGAGAACATAGAAAAGATATTAGGGCCTTGGCAGTGTGTGGTATTTTTTCTATGTTGATTGTTGCttagtttttcctttaaaactcaGAATGGTCAGCTATCTCAATGAGCACAAGGTAAATATGGATAAATAACTTAAGTGAAATTATATTTTAAGATCCTTTCCATTACTCTAGGCTTTATCCAGAGGATTATTTGGCTAGAGTCTTCCCTGTTGTTTTCACCCATCACATGAATCAAAAGACATTTTCTTAGGACCTGGGTTGTGTGTAACTTTGGAAGGTACAGAATGGCATTAGGAACCAAATATGCTACTCTAGCGTATCTTGCTTTactgttttcctttcccctcaAAAAGGTTAAAAAGTCTTTTGGATCGTGAAAAAGAAGAACTAGCAGAAGCTGAAGTTATAAAAGATTCCCCTGATTCTCCTGAACCACCCAACAAAAAGCCTCTTATTACAATGGATGAAATGCCCACAGTGGAAAAGGCAAAAGGTAAATCAGAAGAATTGCAACAGATAgcgttttctttttaaaattttaagtttGTGTATCAGTCTGTATTTTCTAAAGTAATTAGATGACTCTTCTTGGCATTAATGCTAAATCCATAAGAATTTTTAATTAAGACATTGAATGTTGAGATATACTTGGTAAATACATATGTTAACACCTAACAGATCTatgcagaaagaaagagagatacCAAGGTATTGTGTGGGCCTGATGATAGTCATTTGAGTTTTTGAGGAGGGTTTTGGACAAATTCATACCTGTGCTAGTTGAGCTACTGTACATCAGAAATAGTATTTAAGGTCAGGTATCAAAAATAAATTTCTCCTGCTAATAATAACGATGCCTGGGCAGTATAGTAGTTGGAAGGGGCAGTGCTCACTGACTTCTCTTCCTTGAACTTCTATCATCTCTCATGATGGCTGAGCTGTGATTAAGATACTGCATTTGGAGCCAAGTCAGTCTCATACAAAGCAATTACTCATCTTCTATATCTTTGCATATGTCATATTTACTTAGTCTACATCATAAGGCTTTTGAATGTGTGTTTTTAAGGTACTGCTGTAGTCTGTAATTTCTTCAAAAACTTTATAATGATGTAATGTTTAAGAATTCAGTAATTAAATCACTTAGacactttttaaattttacatCCAATTTTAGGGCCAATGTCCTTGCTGTCTTTATGGAGCAACAGGATTAATACTGCCAATTCTAGGAAACACCAAGAATTTATTGGTCGTTTGAACTCTGTCAACAATAAAGCTGAGCTGTATCAacatctgaaagaagaaaatgggtTTGTATCACTAAATGCATCACCGCAAATATTTTAGCGGTAGCCAATATACATCATGAAAGAATACTTTTgtcacagcattaaaaaaaaaaaaaactccttagTCTTTATAGattaaaatatagaaatatattcCTTATTCCATacagtgtttctttttaattgttaGGCCTTCTTTCACTGAAGTCTTTTTCCCTACCGAGCAAGGGTGAATGCTGATCAATGGCTTTTCCTGTGCTCTGGTGATTACCCTTGCAGCAAAATTCTTAAACTTCCAGGGGTTAAATGGTAGCCAAAGTCAGATTAACTGTATGTCAGCCTATTACTTGATTTAGCttccaaaataatatttaatataaaaatatcataGATAATAAAATGGTTGCATCTTATAGCATGCTGCAGTGAAGTTGATAAAGTAGTCTGTGTTCTaccacaaaaaaatcaaaaaacaaaccaaccatcCTGTTAAGTAAAGTGGTAGCAGTCAGTGATTAGGGTAAAAAGGGTGAAAATGAAGGCCTTGACACAAGCTGCTAAAGCTCaaactttaaagaaacaaattctctGCAATCACATGAGTCTAGGCTTTTGTCTTTTGGTGAGGCTGATAATGGATAGCTATTTGTGGTTGTAGCTGGAAAGTTTCTTGGCAGAAATCTTTCCTTTATCTACGGATCACTGCTTAAAGAAGTATTAAGACAAGATAAGTTTGTGTGTGATGGGGGAACAAGGAGAGACAGGATGATTAGTGAAGTAAAAAGAATACATATGTAAAAGAAAAAGTGGAGATAGgtatttgattttcctttttaatctgtTGATTGTATTTCCAGTAAATTGTATGACCATCCTTATTAGTCATATTCTTGCATTTCAGAATGGAAACAACGGAAAATGGAAAAGCAGGCcggcagtgattttttttattatttttttttctcctctctgagcAAAACTTGGCCAAATTGCAAGAATATTTCTTGTTGGAATTGATATTGGTATCATCTCAGTGAGACTGTATAGTTCTGTTGTTTTGATTggtttttacatttttctgttcttattttttttctatgaaatacAAAATCTGCATATCACATTAAATGAATGGAGAGCAAATAGGATCTGTCCTAAAGTATTCTACAGTCATATTTTTAGGATGAAGAAAACCTCCGATGCCACACACTAAATCAAATTGTTGCAATGTTAGTCTGAGTTTAAAGTCTTTTCCCATAAATATTCTTTAATATTTCAAAACCTgtgatgtctttttaaaaaactttaattTCAGTTTATTGATAATTAACTGATAATATTGTTGATACCAGTTcattaatgcttttatttatatGAAACTTCTCAGGAGTCCAGAATTATGGAAAAGACTGCACACTGAGTACCTAGTCCCTGAGCTGAGAATGTGTCAGTCTTGATTTTCACTTAAGTGGTGGGGATGGGGAAAtaagtgtttttaaagataaaaattgttggtttaagaaatttaaaaattaattagaaattatGTTTAGAAAGCAAAGCCCTTCAGGTTGTTATGctgtctttgtttttaaacagtctttgtttttaaacaaaattaaaataaaatttttgctaATCATTAAGTGAATTTTTTGATGAAACATGCCTATGAAACACCTGCATTTTTGGTCTAAGCTTTTTGAAAATGAAGGGGAGACTTATTCTGAACACAGAGGGCTATGGAATGACAAATTAGATGATCCGTTcttaaaattgttatttttttagtCGAACCTCTTCTTCTGTTGATGAACAACAGAATTCTCAAACTGAGAAAAATGTCATTGCCTGTGGGTAATCTGATCCCTTGTAAGATTTGGAGTTGACTTCCAAATGGGCCACCTTGAGTGAGTTAAGGAAAGATGGATAGCCAGGCTCTCCAAGTAGCTGATCTCTCCAACATGCCAGctgtagaacagaacagaaagagGCTACGGGATACAGAAATAAAACCGAGTTCAGAAAGTAAGTCTCAGACTTGCCAATTACATTTTCATCTGGATTCAGCAGGATTATGTAACTCTgttcctctgctttgcttctaTTGCTTTGTTCCAGCTTGTACGAGCCACTGCAGGTCTTACAGCTTTGACAGGTTGCAGTTTAAGACAGTAAGAGATGCATCCTACTGTGagcttttctaaaatgaaattagCATGCCTTGTAGTCATATTTCTTCACCTGAGACTTTTAATACCATAGTTGGTGATGACTAGATGAGAACACAGGTATCATGCAAGTATTCTTTGCTTACATTGGTAACTGAGTCTTTTAGCTGTGTGAAAGTAGAagtattttatatcattttaaagtaattatttaGCTACCGTGACACAGCTAAAAAGTAAATGTGGTTTCTGTTAAATGATTTGAGAACCATTTTTCTCTTACGGTCATATAATTACATAGCGAGTAAAGAGTACTTGCATGATGCTTTGTCTTTTAGTCATATTTTCTAAATTTATGTGGCTTTTATAGAAGCAGTGTGTAATCTTTGAAGTTCCTAAATCTGAAGATCTGTAAT from Apteryx mantelli isolate bAptMan1 chromosome 1, bAptMan1.hap1, whole genome shotgun sequence includes:
- the INTS13 gene encoding integrator complex subunit 13 isoform X2, producing MKIFSESHKTVFVVDHCPYMAESCRQHVEFDMLVKNRTQGIIPLAPISKSLWTCSVESSMEYCRIMYDIFPFKKLVNFIVSDSGAHVLNSWTQEDQNLQELMAALAAVGPPNPRADPECCSILHGLVAAVEALCKITEYQHEARTMLMENAERVGNRGRIICITNAKSDSHVRMLEDCVQETIHEHNKLAANSDHLMQIQKCELVLIHTYPVGEDSLVSDRPKKELSPVLTSEVHSVRAGRHLATKLNVLVQQHFDLASTTITNIPMKEEQHANTSANYDVELLHHKEAHVDFLKSELHYCTGAYRISPVDVNSRPSSCLTNFLLNGRSVLLEQPRKSGSKVISHMLSSHGGEIFLHVLSSSRSILEDPPSISEGCGGRVTDYRITDFGEFMRENRLTPFLEPRYKIDGSLEIPLERAKDQLEKHTRYWPMIISQTTIFNMQAVVPLASVIVKEAMTDEDVLNCQKTIYNLVDMERKNDPLPISTVGTRGKGPKRDEQYRIMWNELETLVRAHINNSDKHQRVLECLMACRSKPPEEEERKKRGRKREEKEDKSEKSGKDYEPDKPWQESERLKSLLDREKEELAEAEVIKDSPDSPEPPNKKPLITMDEMPTVEKAKGPMSLLSLWSNRINTANSRKHQEFIGRLNSVNNKAELYQHLKEENGMETTENGKAGRQ